In the Pseudanabaena sp. PCC 7367 genome, one interval contains:
- a CDS encoding ExbD/TolR family protein gives MKIRSAYGSSSTENSSPTEINIIPLLDVVFSILAFFLLISTGLVAPQRIGVELPQTDNNGEQTNAPTRPMLVVTLDARGQTLIDGSIISDIYLKAEIEAYIQANPTALVVLNAEDESVSYAEVINKLDELRQIAGDRVAIATSTQP, from the coding sequence ATGAAAATTCGATCGGCCTATGGCTCCAGCAGCACCGAAAATAGTTCACCGACCGAGATCAACATCATCCCCCTATTAGATGTGGTGTTTTCGATCCTGGCCTTTTTTCTGCTGATTTCGACTGGTTTGGTTGCCCCACAGCGTATTGGTGTAGAACTGCCGCAAACAGATAATAATGGGGAGCAAACTAACGCCCCCACCCGACCGATGTTAGTGGTTACCCTGGATGCCAGGGGGCAGACCTTGATCGATGGCAGTATCATCTCTGATATATATTTAAAAGCTGAGATCGAAGCCTATATCCAGGCCAATCCTACTGCTCTGGTGGTGCTCAATGCCGAAGATGAATCGGTTAGCTATGCAGAGGTGATTAATAAACTGGATGAATTACGGCAAATTGCTGGCGATCGGGTGGCGATCGCAACTTCGACCCAGCCCTGA
- a CDS encoding AbrB family transcriptional regulator: MSDIATAPLTGKALLQKVKELSNLPKREQAKRCGYYTLSKDDQYRVNLTEFYEAVITASGYPLDPEQPKDGRGREPTYRVSVHKNGQIVIGATYTQSMGLKPGDEFEIKLGYKHIHLIQLSEGEDKPSKNGKSA, translated from the coding sequence ATGAGTGACATTGCTACTGCCCCCCTAACTGGTAAAGCCTTGCTCCAAAAGGTAAAAGAACTCAGCAACCTCCCGAAACGAGAGCAGGCTAAACGCTGCGGCTACTATACCCTTTCTAAAGATGATCAATATCGGGTGAATTTAACCGAGTTCTATGAGGCCGTGATCACAGCCAGTGGCTATCCGCTTGATCCTGAACAGCCCAAAGATGGCCGGGGGCGGGAGCCAACCTATCGGGTGAGTGTGCATAAAAATGGTCAGATTGTGATCGGCGCTACCTATACTCAATCGATGGGGCTAAAGCCCGGTGATGAATTTGAAATCAAACTGGGGTATAAGCATATTCACTTGATTCAACTATCAGAGGGCGAAGATAAGCCAAGTAAGAATGGCAAGTCTGCTTAG
- a CDS encoding pentapeptide repeat-containing protein: MNYWFDKVQATTAGFDRNQDGIDFFAPRRIAFAVAIALVGFSSMVGVARAEDPRDVNKLLDSRICQDCDLRGANLRGAFLKNARLRGSDLTGADLRDATLTGAYFTGANLTGADLAGAEMEWANLRDANLQDANLQDANLSRSDLDGANLDGADLRGANLSRAKMPDNTIHP; this comes from the coding sequence ATGAATTATTGGTTTGATAAGGTGCAAGCTACTACTGCTGGTTTCGATCGAAATCAGGATGGCATTGATTTCTTTGCTCCCAGGCGCATTGCTTTTGCTGTGGCGATCGCCCTGGTTGGCTTTAGTAGCATGGTTGGCGTTGCCAGGGCTGAAGACCCGCGCGATGTTAATAAGTTATTAGATTCACGCATTTGCCAGGATTGCGACCTGCGCGGCGCAAACCTACGCGGTGCTTTCCTCAAGAATGCGCGATTGCGCGGTTCTGATTTAACTGGTGCTGATCTGCGTGATGCCACCTTGACCGGAGCATATTTCACTGGTGCAAATCTAACTGGCGCGGATTTAGCGGGAGCGGAAATGGAATGGGCCAACCTGCGCGATGCCAATCTTCAAGATGCTAATTTGCAGGATGCTAACCTAAGCCGCAGTGATTTAGATGGTGCAAATTTGGATGGAGCCGATCTGAGGGGAGCTAATCTAAGCCGTGCTAAAATGCCCGACAATACGATCCACCCTTAG
- a CDS encoding GUN4 domain-containing protein, giving the protein MADPNQPRENDVILGGDLAGDRQSLPLHGVMLGGLEGVQRLFNSADERHRVDALFQAINHGKAGLDLVIKALTDPSDRVQWAAYDLLRDRPEKRIKQRLATLFFTSTGMNYRPLVTTLAARKWRKAEHLTVAILRELCLVSDTKRITSDRIVAIACEDLLMIDRLWRQYSNDRFGLSVQVELWQKCDRARWDQADAWILFGRKVGWRSGNFLTGDYHWKRPEELTFSLRAPKGHLPFISGINTIEAISDRFDCCQHPSYKSLSR; this is encoded by the coding sequence ATGGCAGACCCCAACCAACCGCGTGAAAATGATGTGATCCTGGGTGGCGATCTTGCCGGCGATCGACAGTCTCTGCCATTGCATGGCGTGATGCTGGGTGGTCTTGAAGGGGTGCAGCGATTATTTAATAGTGCGGATGAACGTCATCGCGTCGATGCCTTATTCCAGGCGATTAATCATGGTAAAGCGGGTTTGGATTTAGTGATTAAAGCACTGACCGATCCAAGCGATCGGGTGCAGTGGGCGGCCTATGATCTACTCCGCGATCGCCCCGAGAAAAGAATCAAGCAACGTTTGGCCACGCTGTTTTTTACCAGCACTGGCATGAATTATCGCCCTCTGGTTACCACCTTGGCGGCTCGGAAGTGGCGTAAAGCCGAACACCTGACCGTGGCGATTTTGCGGGAGTTGTGCCTGGTTAGTGATACCAAACGGATCACTAGCGATCGAATTGTGGCAATTGCCTGCGAAGACCTGTTGATGATCGATCGGCTGTGGCGACAATATAGTAACGATCGATTTGGGCTTAGCGTGCAAGTGGAACTTTGGCAAAAGTGCGATCGGGCACGATGGGATCAAGCTGATGCCTGGATTTTGTTTGGCCGCAAGGTGGGCTGGCGTTCCGGCAACTTTTTAACCGGTGATTATCATTGGAAACGACCAGAGGAGCTAACTTTTTCCCTGAGAGCGCCCAAGGGCCATCTGCCGTTTATTTCTGGGATCAATACGATCGAGGCAATTAGCGATCGGTTTGATTGTTGCCAGCACCCTTCCTACAAGTCGCTGAGCCGATAG
- a CDS encoding S8 family serine peptidase — protein MAAVDQSIGAAGIEADKLHQAPYNLSGQGIYVGQIELNRPTRFGMDKIVNRLVQLDRKMVEPFGVFSRDRDAIPNRFIDDHSEQVAAVIISTNKIYQGVAPKARLLSSAYAMSRRDGQPEAALAAQHIARQHGGIRAMNLSFGEPLSEDPRPDATLNGEALLTLCLDWLTIKYNTLAVVAGNQGKGGIPIPTDHYNGLTVGFTRQIDGVYSQLDRGNLIDESYIDRDNNGSFDEGEYFEDLNQDETWTAGVESPINGRRSLSILAPGTDIDLPNIKGKVTTISGSSFAAPHVTGAIALLQEYSDRQIASGVWGKEARNHLVTKAVLLNAADKLKDDGSGKRLGMSKTIIDQQGKTWVDTPAYRNQQIPLSLHLGAGQLNAMRAFRQLEPGRQMPGLVPPIAWDQNLIKVNSYREYSFDRPLQADSYVAITLTWDRLVQLQEQDKTTQRNGLFDLGDRFEGADLSNLDLYLMPKDAQDLEQSVWASTSKIDNVEHIFIKIPQTGEYKFRVVFKTPQASVPVQTYGVAWWAVPVN, from the coding sequence GTGGCGGCAGTAGATCAATCGATCGGGGCGGCGGGGATCGAAGCCGACAAGTTGCATCAAGCTCCCTATAACCTGTCTGGCCAGGGCATATATGTAGGTCAAATTGAACTCAATCGACCCACCCGCTTTGGCATGGATAAAATTGTCAATCGCCTGGTGCAGCTCGATCGCAAAATGGTAGAGCCCTTTGGGGTGTTTAGCCGCGATCGGGACGCGATCCCCAACCGCTTCATTGATGACCATTCGGAACAGGTGGCAGCGGTAATAATTAGCACTAACAAAATCTATCAAGGAGTTGCCCCTAAGGCTAGATTACTTTCCTCGGCCTATGCAATGTCGCGTCGGGATGGGCAACCGGAAGCAGCCCTGGCCGCCCAGCACATTGCCAGACAGCACGGCGGGATTCGCGCCATGAATCTAAGTTTTGGCGAACCGCTCAGCGAAGACCCGCGTCCCGATGCCACCCTCAATGGTGAAGCTTTGCTCACGCTCTGTCTGGATTGGCTGACGATCAAGTACAACACCCTGGCAGTGGTGGCGGGGAATCAGGGCAAAGGGGGCATTCCGATCCCGACCGATCACTACAATGGCCTTACAGTTGGCTTCACACGTCAGATCGATGGTGTTTATAGTCAGCTCGATCGCGGTAATTTGATCGATGAGTCCTATATCGATCGGGATAACAATGGCAGTTTTGACGAGGGTGAGTATTTTGAGGACTTGAACCAGGATGAGACCTGGACAGCAGGCGTAGAGAGCCCGATCAATGGGCGGCGATCGCTCTCGATTCTGGCTCCTGGCACCGATATTGATCTGCCAAACATCAAGGGTAAGGTGACCACAATTAGTGGTAGTAGTTTTGCTGCGCCCCATGTCACTGGTGCGATCGCCCTGCTGCAAGAATATAGCGATCGGCAAATTGCATCTGGAGTTTGGGGCAAAGAGGCCAGAAATCATCTGGTTACCAAGGCGGTGCTCCTCAATGCCGCTGATAAACTCAAGGATGATGGCAGTGGCAAACGGCTGGGCATGTCCAAGACAATCATCGATCAGCAGGGTAAAACCTGGGTTGATACGCCGGCCTATCGCAATCAACAAATTCCGCTGAGTTTGCACCTGGGTGCAGGACAACTCAATGCGATGCGGGCTTTTCGCCAATTGGAGCCAGGCCGACAGATGCCAGGGCTTGTGCCCCCGATCGCCTGGGATCAAAATTTAATTAAGGTCAATAGTTATCGTGAATATAGTTTCGATCGCCCCCTCCAGGCCGATAGCTACGTGGCGATTACCTTGACCTGGGATCGGCTGGTGCAACTGCAAGAACAAGACAAAACAACCCAAAGAAATGGCCTGTTTGATCTGGGCGATCGCTTTGAGGGCGCAGATCTAAGCAATCTGGATCTCTATTTAATGCCCAAGGATGCCCAGGATCTTGAACAAAGCGTATGGGCCTCAACCAGCAAAATCGATAATGTTGAACATATCTTTATCAAAATCCCCCAAACTGGGGAATATAAATTTAGAGTAGTGTTCAAAACTCCTCAAGCCAGTGTGCCTGTGCAAACCTATGGCGTTGCCTGGTGGGCTGTTCCGGTTAATTAA
- a CDS encoding photosystem II S4 domain protein codes for MLPRDLLDGLENKEILSRLFDQGDRALNTWEVVCSDFLSPPELAEAHEVLKKLTEIHAVSWGGYPQAERCRLALARVDLPLAPENVELAAIDVAGNFLFDAATHRDFLGACLGSGIERQKVGDIIVIGERGAQIIVVPELVEYLTMNLTQVRTVTVKTQPIELSELKIRPPRTKEMTTVEASLRLDAIASAGFGMSRSKMVDLIAGDEVRVNWKSVKQSSHQLQAGDLVAVRGRGRLSIGDIMITKKNRYRVQLTRYL; via the coding sequence ATGCTGCCTCGTGATTTATTAGACGGGTTAGAAAATAAAGAAATCCTCAGCCGCTTGTTTGATCAGGGCGATCGCGCCTTGAATACCTGGGAAGTGGTGTGTAGTGATTTTTTGTCGCCACCAGAGCTGGCAGAAGCACATGAAGTCTTGAAGAAGCTGACTGAAATTCACGCTGTTTCCTGGGGTGGATATCCGCAGGCAGAGCGTTGCCGATTAGCTTTAGCGCGGGTTGATTTGCCCCTAGCGCCAGAAAATGTGGAACTGGCGGCGATCGATGTGGCGGGGAATTTTTTGTTTGATGCGGCCACCCATCGTGATTTTCTGGGTGCTTGCTTGGGCAGTGGCATAGAGCGCCAAAAGGTGGGCGATATTATTGTGATCGGGGAAAGGGGAGCGCAAATAATCGTTGTGCCGGAGTTGGTGGAATATTTAACCATGAACCTGACCCAGGTTAGAACTGTGACCGTGAAAACACAGCCGATCGAATTGAGTGAGCTAAAAATCAGGCCACCGCGCACTAAGGAAATGACCACGGTGGAAGCTTCATTGCGGCTGGATGCGATCGCCTCAGCCGGATTTGGTATGTCCCGCAGTAAGATGGTGGATTTGATCGCCGGAGATGAGGTGCGGGTGAATTGGAAGAGTGTGAAACAGTCTAGCCATCAACTCCAAGCAGGTGATCTGGTGGCGGTGCGCGGTCGCGGGCGGCTTAGCATTGGCGACATTATGATCACTAAGAAGAATCGCTATCGAGTGCAACTCACTAGGTATCTATAA
- a CDS encoding aromatic ring-hydroxylating dioxygenase subunit alpha, which yields MQTIDPRSNSDDRPQASSTAANGEASDRNAVATSNQVIDQASPKTKSKSGFDVRRASPNPNHWYVVALSSELQEKPLAVTFWGEAIVIYRDSKGQVHALEDTCPHRFVKLSHGCVVGDHLECAYHGWQFNDQGNCAVVPYLAENQKLPNCQIKRYAVQDLDGFIWLFPGDLALAEQVEPMGVPEWDHLNYIASVTTIDTEAHYSYLIENLMDMYHGHLHDNYQAWASASLLNIEASDRRVDAHYEAQSYYRIDKIWSVSQLFFPQLRRLHPEPLDVSYVYPHWASRLGDDFKIFCLFCPVSPTHTRAYLLHFTSLNAFWRLHKLPVPFRRFVKNLLFNAARGLLEGLVVQDVVMVEEEQQAYLKNPSLKSFELNKALGAVQKLIRQQSESI from the coding sequence ATGCAAACGATCGACCCCCGTTCTAATTCCGACGATCGCCCTCAGGCTAGTTCAACTGCTGCCAATGGTGAGGCTAGCGATCGCAATGCGGTAGCTACTAGTAATCAAGTGATTGATCAAGCAAGCCCCAAAACTAAATCTAAGAGTGGCTTTGATGTGCGGCGGGCAAGCCCTAATCCAAATCACTGGTATGTGGTGGCGCTTTCTAGTGAGCTACAGGAAAAGCCGTTAGCGGTGACTTTCTGGGGAGAGGCGATCGTCATTTATCGGGATAGCAAAGGACAGGTACATGCGCTTGAAGACACTTGCCCCCATCGGTTTGTCAAGCTCAGTCACGGTTGTGTGGTGGGCGATCATCTTGAATGTGCCTATCATGGTTGGCAGTTTAATGATCAGGGTAATTGCGCCGTGGTGCCCTATCTGGCGGAAAACCAGAAATTACCCAACTGCCAGATCAAGCGCTATGCGGTGCAGGATTTAGATGGATTTATCTGGTTATTCCCCGGTGATCTGGCTCTGGCGGAGCAAGTCGAGCCAATGGGGGTGCCAGAGTGGGATCATCTTAACTACATTGCCTCAGTCACCACGATCGATACGGAGGCTCACTATTCCTATTTGATCGAAAACTTGATGGATATGTATCATGGGCATTTGCATGATAACTACCAGGCTTGGGCTTCAGCCAGTTTGCTCAATATCGAAGCCAGCGATCGGCGGGTTGATGCCCACTACGAAGCCCAGAGCTACTACCGAATTGACAAAATCTGGTCGGTATCACAATTGTTTTTCCCACAATTACGGCGTTTACACCCCGAACCGCTGGATGTGAGCTATGTTTACCCCCATTGGGCTTCACGGTTGGGGGATGACTTTAAAATCTTTTGCCTATTTTGCCCAGTCAGCCCGACCCACACCCGCGCCTATTTGCTGCATTTCACCTCCCTTAATGCCTTTTGGCGATTGCATAAGTTACCAGTACCTTTCCGGCGGTTCGTGAAGAACCTGCTATTTAATGCGGCTAGGGGATTACTGGAAGGCTTAGTGGTTCAGGACGTGGTGATGGTGGAAGAAGAACAACAGGCTTATTTGAAAAATCCCAGCCTAAAAAGCTTTGAACTGAACAAAGCCTTGGGTGCTGTGCAAAAGTTGATCAGGCAGCAATCTGAATCAATCTGA
- a CDS encoding FAD-dependent oxidoreductase, producing the protein MSQLFDSNPLRTVSRRTVLKMFGVGAVGGAIGYSRFSKPEPAVFQKDKGDLPQFLSTPLSVTVVGGGLAGLACAYELSKRGFVVTLLEKAPQLGGKIASWPIEVNGSKMMMEHGFHGFFPQYYNLKSMVAELGIEQNFLSLDSYTVAYKTGDYAPEVFRPSSSAFPWNVADLALSSSNRLRWGLNLTKKEHWEVFREISGFHAQKSFQRLDHLSVAEWVNDDFPKGLYDLYFLPFAKSSLNAPDMLSAGELMQFFHFYFFGNPEGLAFNGTKQDMGRSLVQPIARAIERNGGKIYTDATVTDVQWQDRQVKSISYRVGQNRSQVPFWVDANDHLNHLSHSTLIASASLDDGQLEGLISSSDRSGLSGSGDDNSDTASNSNSYVFYGAGDDVYAAMPDAKEALSLTCTHQGCSVHMEADGNFHCPCHGAMFDSSGKVVRGPAERDLDKFDVVSHQGEKLQLVAQIDQNDRHKSKARPIAEQVELDPEANEIQALETDYYVLAADVPGIRHLFSIASGDPEATIVSQVEELAIADPFAVCRFWLDRDFPWTQSDFTSLSGYSLTDSITLYHHIQDDYKAWAAETGGSVVELHAYCYKEKEFPTQQALLATFEQELYEVVPELKDASILHRELVNQKNFSGFPPNSYANRPETITAAANLFFAGDWVKMPFPCGLMERAVSSGFLAANAIIHQQSLQRRTLYTVMPEGVLSVVT; encoded by the coding sequence ATGAGTCAACTATTCGATTCAAACCCCTTGCGGACTGTTTCCCGTCGTACCGTGCTGAAAATGTTTGGTGTGGGGGCAGTGGGAGGAGCAATTGGCTACTCTCGATTCAGTAAACCAGAGCCAGCGGTATTCCAGAAAGATAAAGGTGACTTGCCGCAGTTTTTGAGTACCCCCCTCAGTGTGACGGTGGTTGGTGGTGGCCTGGCCGGTCTGGCCTGTGCCTATGAACTGAGCAAGCGTGGCTTTGTGGTCACTCTGCTGGAAAAGGCACCTCAACTGGGCGGCAAAATTGCCAGCTGGCCGATCGAGGTGAACGGCAGCAAGATGATGATGGAACATGGGTTTCATGGCTTTTTCCCGCAATATTACAACCTCAAAAGTATGGTGGCGGAATTAGGGATTGAGCAGAATTTCCTGTCCCTGGATTCTTATACGGTTGCCTATAAAACTGGTGATTATGCGCCAGAGGTGTTTAGGCCAAGTAGCTCAGCTTTTCCCTGGAATGTGGCCGATTTGGCATTGTCTTCGTCGAATCGATTGCGCTGGGGTCTGAACTTAACCAAAAAGGAGCATTGGGAAGTATTTCGTGAGATTAGCGGGTTTCATGCCCAAAAGAGTTTTCAACGCCTCGATCATCTCTCTGTCGCTGAATGGGTCAACGATGATTTCCCGAAGGGCTTATATGATCTTTATTTCTTGCCCTTTGCCAAATCCAGCCTGAATGCCCCGGATATGCTGAGCGCTGGAGAACTAATGCAGTTTTTCCACTTCTACTTTTTTGGCAATCCAGAGGGTTTGGCCTTTAATGGCACTAAGCAGGACATGGGGCGTAGTTTGGTACAGCCGATCGCGCGGGCAATCGAGCGTAATGGCGGCAAAATCTATACCGATGCCACCGTTACTGATGTGCAATGGCAGGATCGCCAGGTTAAGTCAATTAGTTATCGCGTCGGCCAAAACCGATCGCAGGTTCCTTTTTGGGTGGATGCCAATGACCACCTTAATCACCTCAGCCACAGCACGCTAATTGCTTCGGCCAGCTTAGATGATGGCCAATTGGAAGGTTTAATTAGCTCTAGCGATCGCTCTGGATTGTCTGGTTCAGGTGATGATAATTCAGATACTGCCAGCAATTCCAATTCCTATGTGTTTTATGGCGCTGGCGATGACGTTTATGCGGCGATGCCCGATGCCAAAGAAGCCCTGTCGCTGACCTGCACCCACCAGGGTTGTTCGGTGCATATGGAAGCGGATGGTAATTTCCACTGTCCCTGTCATGGCGCAATGTTTGATAGTAGCGGCAAGGTGGTGCGTGGCCCGGCGGAGCGTGATCTCGATAAGTTTGATGTGGTATCGCATCAGGGTGAAAAGTTGCAGTTAGTGGCACAGATAGATCAGAACGATCGCCATAAGTCCAAAGCCAGGCCGATCGCCGAGCAGGTTGAACTTGACCCAGAGGCCAATGAAATTCAAGCCCTGGAAACTGACTACTATGTGCTGGCCGCAGATGTGCCAGGAATCAGGCATTTATTTAGTATTGCTTCCGGTGACCCAGAGGCCACAATCGTCAGCCAGGTAGAAGAATTGGCGATCGCGGATCCATTCGCAGTGTGTCGATTCTGGCTCGATCGGGACTTCCCCTGGACACAAAGCGATTTTACTTCCCTCTCTGGTTACAGCCTCACCGATAGCATCACCCTCTATCACCATATCCAGGATGATTACAAAGCCTGGGCGGCGGAAACCGGTGGCAGTGTGGTAGAACTCCATGCCTATTGCTATAAGGAAAAAGAATTTCCTACCCAGCAAGCGCTATTAGCCACCTTTGAGCAAGAACTCTATGAGGTTGTACCGGAACTGAAGGATGCTAGCATTTTGCATCGAGAGTTGGTGAACCAGAAAAACTTCTCTGGCTTCCCACCCAACAGCTATGCCAATCGCCCAGAGACTATTACTGCTGCGGCAAACCTATTCTTTGCTGGAGATTGGGTGAAAATGCCCTTTCCCTGTGGCCTGATGGAACGCGCGGTCAGTAGCGGCTTTTTGGCGGCCAATGCGATCATCCATCAGCAATCGCTGCAACGACGGACGCTCTATACGGTGATGCCGGAAGGGGTTCTGTCGGTGGTGACTTAG
- a CDS encoding ABC transporter permease, whose protein sequence is MKYWYETIAVAQRILIELIRRRRSLILWSIFPISILLIVGFIFADRVEDLPLAEAFARATPPALVGSAFFFSCLGGAVATVVSEREQQTLKRLFISPLSGTSYFLGIFAAHSAIAIGQALVMFTLAVFLGARFRGSPLLCLVILLLSIITYVGLGFILGTQLARRTEDVNSLVAAFGVPLLILGGAFFPTFLFPESLLRLARLNPIYHMIEALFAVIIDGRGINAIADHFGFLLLFAMLMVGGGWLSYRRMLQVERQL, encoded by the coding sequence ATGAAATACTGGTATGAGACGATCGCCGTAGCCCAGCGCATTTTAATTGAACTAATTCGGCGGCGGCGCAGCTTGATCCTGTGGAGCATTTTCCCAATCTCAATTTTGCTAATTGTTGGCTTTATTTTTGCCGATCGCGTCGAAGATCTCCCCCTGGCGGAGGCGTTTGCCAGGGCTACTCCCCCAGCTTTAGTTGGTTCTGCCTTTTTCTTTAGTTGCCTGGGTGGGGCGGTGGCAACGGTGGTGTCAGAGCGCGAGCAACAAACCCTGAAACGTTTGTTTATTTCACCGCTTAGCGGCACTTCCTATTTCCTGGGTATATTTGCTGCCCATAGCGCGATCGCCATTGGCCAAGCTCTGGTAATGTTTACCCTGGCGGTATTTCTGGGAGCCAGATTTCGCGGTTCTCCGTTGCTTTGCCTGGTAATCCTGCTGCTCAGTATTATTACTTACGTGGGGTTGGGGTTTATTCTGGGCACCCAATTAGCGCGGCGCACCGAAGACGTTAATTCCCTGGTGGCGGCCTTTGGGGTACCGCTATTGATTTTGGGGGGTGCTTTTTTTCCCACCTTTTTGTTCCCCGAAAGTTTGCTGCGGCTGGCTCGGCTCAACCCGATTTATCACATGATTGAAGCGTTGTTTGCGGTAATAATTGATGGTAGGGGTATAAATGCGATCGCCGATCACTTTGGATTCTTATTGCTGTTTGCCATGTTGATGGTGGGAGGAGGATGGCTTTCCTACAGACGGATGTTACAGGTGGAAAGGCAGCTTTAG
- a CDS encoding ABC transporter ATP-binding protein — protein MAFLQTDVTGGKAALVPILEINRLIKTFNHQPVLDQLSLGIYPGEVYGLLGPNGAGKTTTINILCGLLNADRGKIKLNGQAISASSKALLGIAPQENLLYKTLTCVENLHFFASIYGLRGQERTKQIQTCLAAVGLIDRANSAAETLSGGMKRRLSIAIALVHNPKLVILDEPTTGLDIEARYEIWQLIRNLKQQNITVLLTTHLLDEAERLCDRIGILKGGKLLAEGSLAQLRQKVPAAEILLVQTDQPEQTIAHAQKLGFTYRKYDNELAFWLPKPLPLAEIVNLFATVPLNSISKQPVRLEHIYVEVTQQSQDAH, from the coding sequence ATGGCTTTCCTACAGACGGATGTTACAGGTGGAAAGGCAGCTTTAGTGCCGATCCTGGAAATTAATCGCCTGATCAAAACCTTTAATCATCAGCCTGTGCTCGATCAACTCAGTTTGGGCATCTACCCCGGTGAGGTATATGGTCTGTTGGGCCCTAATGGTGCTGGTAAAACCACCACGATCAATATTTTATGTGGGCTGCTCAATGCCGATCGCGGCAAAATCAAGCTGAACGGTCAAGCTATCTCGGCCAGTAGCAAAGCCCTGTTGGGGATTGCGCCACAGGAAAATTTACTCTACAAAACCCTGACCTGCGTTGAGAATCTACATTTTTTTGCCAGTATCTATGGTCTGCGTGGCCAGGAACGCACTAAACAGATTCAAACCTGTCTGGCGGCAGTGGGGCTGATCGATCGCGCCAACTCCGCGGCTGAGACATTGAGCGGCGGCATGAAACGCAGACTCAGCATTGCGATCGCCCTGGTGCATAATCCTAAGCTGGTAATTTTGGATGAACCCACCACGGGCTTAGACATTGAGGCTCGCTATGAAATTTGGCAACTAATCCGCAATCTCAAACAGCAAAATATTACCGTGCTGTTGACCACTCACTTGCTGGATGAGGCCGAAAGACTGTGCGATCGGATTGGCATCCTCAAGGGCGGCAAGTTATTGGCAGAAGGTAGCTTAGCGCAACTGCGTCAGAAAGTACCGGCGGCGGAGATTCTCTTAGTTCAAACTGATCAACCAGAACAGACGATCGCCCATGCCCAAAAACTAGGTTTCACCTATCGCAAATATGACAATGAGCTGGCCTTTTGGTTGCCCAAGCCATTACCCCTGGCGGAGATCGTGAATTTATTTGCCACTGTGCCGCTCAATTCAATTTCTAAACAACCAGTGCGCCTTGAGCATATCTACGTGGAAGTAACGCAGCAGTCTCAAGACGCACATTAA